TTAAGCATTTGTTTGAATCGGACAATGTGGATTATCTGATCAGCTTAGGAGGAGATGGCACATTGTTGGAGGCTGTCAGCTATGTTGGTTCTATTGAAACTCCAATATTGGGAATTAATACGGGGAGGTTAGGATTTTTGGCCACAACTCCCAAAAGTAAAATAGAAAAAGCCCTTTCTGACTTATTGAGTAAGAATTATAAAATTGATAGCAGAGCATTAATACGCTTAGAGACGGACTCAAAAGTGTTTGGCGCCACTCCATTTGCACTTAATGAATTTGCAATATTAAAGACAGATTCCTCATCTATGATCACCGTCCATACGTACGTTGACGGTGAATATTTGAATTCTTATTGGGCAGATGGATTGATTGTTGCTACACCAACTGGGTCAACCGGTTATTCTTTAAGCTGTGGAGGCCCCATCATTTTACCTCATTCTAATAATTTTGTAATTACTCCTGTCAGTGCTCATAACTTGAATGTCAGGCCTTTAATTGTTTCAGACCAAAGTGTAATTTCATTCAAAATTGAAGGGCGCAGCAACAAATTTCTTGTATCCCTCGATTCAAAATCCCATTCTGTCGATTCTTCGATCAAAATGTCAGTTAGAAAAGGGGATTTTAAAGCTAAATTGATTACGTTTGACCAAATGAATTATTTTGATACTCTAAGGCAAAAGTTAAATTGGGGACTAGATTTAAGGAATTGAGTACCACTAATTTAAATTATTTGTCTTATTTTTGCTCTTTAAGTACAGAACCGAATTAATATGAAAAGATTATTATTGGTATTTTCTATCATCATGTCAGCGGCTATAATATTGCCGGAAACTGTTGATGCTCAAATTTTTGGAGGAAAAAATAAAAGAAGAAGAGGTGGCAAAAAGATAGGCTCATTTTCAGGTTCTAAAAGACTTTTCAATCCTGAAATCTCATATTTTTCCATTGGAGGTGGTATTAATGCCTTGAATTATTTTGGTGATATAGCGCCTAGGCCAACGGTCTTAAGTACCGATGTTTCTTTTACAAGACCGGGTATTAATCTTTTTGTAAAGCAAAAGTTTGGAGATAGATATAGCTGGAAAGCAAATTTCATGTGGGGTAGATTACAGGCCTCAGACACTGAAACTATTGGCGTAGATAATTTTACCAACGAAAATGCAAATAGATATTTAAGAAACTTGGGTTTCAGAAATGATATATTTGAGCTTTCAGCTACGGCTCAAATTGACTTATTTAAACATGGTGGAAGGTTCTCCTCTAGACCCCCATTAAATATTTATGCATTTTTTGGCGCAGGACTGGTATATCATAACCCCAAGGGACTTGTTCCAGATTTTATGACCACCGATGCATTCTTGGCACCAAATCCAGAAGATTTTCAAGGAGGCCAAACACCTCGATATTTTCCTTTAGAGCAAGCTGGAGAATGGGTTAATCTCCGAGATTTAGGAACGGAAGGTCAATTCTTAGATGCAGAAACAAGAAGTCAATACCAAGACTTGTACGGGAAAGAACTTCCTACTCCTTATAGCAGATTGCAACTTGTGATTCCTGTAGGAATTGGCGCCAGATATAAATTAACGAATAATTTAGATATATCTTTAGAAGTCGGTTATCGACATACTTTCACTGACTATTTAGATGATGTTAGTGGAGAGTATATAGATTTGTCAGCCTTTGGTGATCCAAGAGAAAATCCGGATGTAGCTTTAGCAATGGCAATGTCAGATTTATCAAACCAATTTGATGCCACTACCTTTAATGAAAATATATTACCAGTGCTTTATTCCCAAAGAGTTAATACTTACAATACGGCCTTGAATCCCGATTTCACTTGGAGGAGGGCTGCAGGATATGGAAAGGCGGGAGGTATTGGTAATGATGATGTGAGAAGGAATAATAGGGGTAATCAAAGTGATAATGACATTTATATTTCAACTAATATTTCTATCACATACATTTTAGGCGGTGGGCTCGTTAGAGGAGCAAAGTTTAGATAATTTATGTTGAAGTCTTCTTTCAGAAAAGCAACTTGCTATAGCGTTTTTATATTCATTTTTTGTCTTATTGCAAAAGATGCAATGTCACAATCCAAAGAATTTGGAGGAGGGATAGCTAGCTTTAATTACACTGGAGACTTAATTCGTACTTACTCTGTACAAAACCAATCTATAGGAGTTAATTTATTTTATGCGAGGAATTTCCAGGAAGGTTGGGCAGGTAAATTAAATTTTGTTGCGGGAAGAATTAAAGGAAGTGAAACCCCCATTGATCCACAAGCTGCAGTCCGTAATGCTTCATTTCGAGATTTTATCACCGAAATTTCAGGACAAGCTACTTACGAATTTCTAGATTTCAGAAATAATAGAGCACTGGTGAAATTCACACCATACATAACGGCTGGTGCCGGTTTTTTCCTCATCAATAGAGTAGAAAAAAATGCGGATTATAGCGACATTCAATTGATGTTGCCTTTTGGGGGTGGTCTTAAATATAGCTTAGGGCCATTATGGACATTGAATTTCGAATTTTCTGCCAGAAAATTATTCTATGATTACTTAGATAACATATCTGTTCAAGAAATAACAGATAAGAGAAATTCTGATTTTCAATTTGGAGATTGGAATGACAATGATTGGTATTATTATACAGGCCTTTCTATTAGTTATACTTTCTGGGCTGTAGATTGCCCCGTACCCTTACAAAAATAAAGAGTAGAATTTTCTTACAAGTTTATTAATAACAATGATTTTTGTACCTTGCGCCATTATTTCGAGCAGTTGATTGCAGATGGAAAAAAATTTGGATAAAAACAATTTACCAAAACATGTAGCCGTTATAATGGACGGCAATGGGAGATGGGCTAAGAAGCAAGGAGCCGCCAGAGTTTTTGGTCATAAAAATGCCATAAAGTCTGTCCGTGACACTGTTGAGGGATGTGCCGAATTGGGTATTTCTCATTTAAGTTTGTATGCCTTTTCAACTGAAAACTGGGGTAGACCCAAAATTGAAGTAGATGCTTTAATGCAATTACTAGTAGCTACGATTAAATCAGAGATGAAAACCCTGATGGAAAATGATGTTAGATTAACTTCCATTGGAGATATCGAAAAATTGCCTGGTAAGTGTTATAAAGAATTGCAAACTGCCAAGGAGGAAACGGCAAATAATAAGGGCTTAAATTTAATCTTAGCATTGAATTATAGCGGGAAATGGGATATTACTCAAGCTTGTAGAAAAGCAATTTATGAAAGTGAGCATAAAGGGTTCAAGAATGAGGATTTGACAGACTTAAAATTCGAGAGTTATTTGTCAACAGCAGGTATTCCGGATCCCGAACTATTGATTAGGACCAGCGGAGAGTTTAGAATAAGTAATTTTATGCTCTGGCAACTGGCATATTCAGAAATTTATATTACAGAGGTTCTTTGGCCTGATTTTAGAAAGGAACATTTGCACGAAGCATTATTAAATTACCAATCTCGAGAGAGAAGATTTGGAAAAGTATTAAGTGAATGAAACGACAATTATTATTATTAATTGGTATTCTTATAAGCGCAAATACATTACTAGCGCAAGTTAACCCAGCAATGGACTACAGTAAGCCTCGTAAATATGAGGTAGTAGAAGTGGTAGCCACTGGTTTGGAGTATTTAGATGAGGGGGCGGTGATTGCTATAACCGGAATTTCAAAGGGTGACCGAATTGATATTCCAGGGGATGATATCTCTTTTGCCATTAAGAAGTTGTGGAGACAAGGGCTTTTTGCTGATATTACTGTACGCTACGAAGTGGTTGATGAAGGCAAGATTAAATTAGTTCTCGATCTAGAGGAGCTTCCTCGATTGACTAGATTCACTTTTGAGGGTATAAAAAAAGCCAAGGTGTCAGAAGTTTCTGATGAGTTGAGTTTAGTTAAAGGTAGAATTTTGACAGATGCATCAGTTAAAAACGCAGAACTTAATATCGTAAAATTTTATAAAGGGAAAGGATTTTTGAATGTTGAGGTTACTTCCCGGCAAAAGCCAGATAATTTGGTTGGCAATGGGGTAGAGTTGATCTTCAAAGTAGATAAAAAGAATAAAGTTAAAGTCAAGGATATCTATTTTGTGGGGAATGAGGCTTTCGGTGACAGACGACTGAAAGGACGACTCAAAAATACAAACGAAAAATTACGTTTTACCTTATTCGAAGATCTTGTCAGCAGAGCTTTACATTCCAAGCCAAAAGATTGGTTCCAATTTATGACTCAACAAGATTCTGTTGGCATCAGTCAAGCGCTAGATTATTTTGGAGAACATGTAAATGTGAATTTCTTCAAATCCTCTAAACTAGTTAAAGCAGATTACGAAGAGGATAAAAATACATTAATCGACTTTTATAATAGTAAAGGCTATAGAGATGCAGAAATTTCATATGATAGCATCTTTAAGGACGGCAATAATATAGCCATTGAAATAGGAATAGATGAAGGTAAAAAGTATTACTTCAGGGATATTAATTGGACTGGAAATTTTAAGTATAGCGATAAAGTATTAAGTGCTGTTCTTAATATTAATAAAGGTGATATCTATAATCTTGAAAAAATCAACAGAAAATTGAACTATGATCCTACGGGTAATGATATCAGCTCAATTTATATGGATAATGGTTACTTGTTCTTTAATGTCACACCAGTAGAGGTGAATGTTGAGCAAGATTCTATTGATTTAGAGTTGAGGGTTTATGAAGGCGCCCAAGCCACAATCAATAAAGTAACCATCAATGGAAACACAAGGACCAATGATCATGTTGTATTAAGAGAACTTAGGACCATCCCTGGTGAGAAGTTCAGTAGAGAGAAACTAATTAGAACACAAAGGGAATTATCGCAATTAGGATATTTCAACCCAGAAACAGTTAATCCAACTCCTATACCTAACCCTAATGATGGGACGGTTGATATCAACTGGGATTTGGAAGAAGTGTCAAATGACCAAATCCAATTATCAGGTGGTTGGGGTGGTTTTATAGGTTTCGTAGGAAGCTTAGGAGTAACCTTTAATAATTTCTCCCTCAGCAACTTTTTAGATTTTGGTAATTGGGATCCATTGCCAGTTGGAGATGGACAAATCCTATCTTTACAGTTCCAAGCTAATGGTAGACAATTTCAGAGTTATAATTTCTCCTTCACTGAGCCATGGTTAGGTGGCAAAAAACCAAACGCACTGACGATTGGAGGAAGTTACTCATATCAAGGAGATTTTGTCAATTTCCGCGATCCTAGATCAGGGATTTCTGGCTCATTCAGAATTTTCAGAGGATTTGCGAGTTTGTCTAGAAGACTAAAATGGCCTGATAACTATTTTACTTTAGCTAATTCATTAGAGTATTCAAGATACACATTGAATAATTCAAATAGATTAGGGTTTCAATTGGGTTGTACCACCTGCGAAGCTAATAATATAAGTGTGAAAACCACCATTGCTCGAAATAGTGTTGACAATCCAATTTACCCTAGAAAAGGATCGAATGTAAGCTTGGCAGTTTCACTTACTCCGCCCTATAGTTTATTGAATAATAAAAATTATGACGAGCTTTCATTCGAAGAAAGTATTAATTTCCTAGAGTTTAATAAATGGATGTTTGATGCTTCCTTCTTTAATCAGATTGTTGGTGATTTAGTTATCAATACAAGAGCTAATTTTGGTATCATTTCTAGTTATGGAGATAAAGTGGGAGTTGGACCATTTGAAAGATTTATATTGGGAGGTTCCGGCTTAGCAGGGCAAGGTTTCATTTTAGGAAGTGATATCATTGCCCTGAGAGGATACGAGGATAATTCGCTTCGACCTACTGAGTTTGTGAGAAGTTTTGAAAATGGGGCCGCAACTAGCCGACAAATCAGTGGAGGAACGATCTACAACAAATTTGTTATGGAGTTGAGATATCCTATTTCTCTTAACCCATCAGCCACTATTTTTGTATTGGGCTTTGGAGAGGCAGGAAACACTTGGACCGACTTTAGTCAATACAATCCTTACGATCTAAAACGTTCTGCTGGTGTTGGTGCAAGGATTTTTATGCCTGCCTTTGGTACTATCGGTATCGATTGGGGTTATGGGTTTGACAACGCTCCTGGAACAAATAGAGCAAGCGGAGGGCAAATACACTTTACAATTGGTAATCAACAAAGATAAATTGGTATGAGATTTGTTAAAGTCCTAATAACAATTGTAATTTTAAGCCTGAGTTCGCAAATGGCGAGCGCACAGAAATTTGGCTATGTAGATTCTAAGTTCATTTTGAGTAAGATGCCAGAGTATAATGAGGCAAAACAAGAAATTGATGCACTTACTTCCGCATGGCAAAATGAAATCAAACAGATGCGTAAGGAGATAGAATCCAGATATGCAGAATTGAAAGCAGAGGAGGTATTGCTAACGAAGGAATTAAAGGAAGAGCGATTGGCTGGTATTGAAGAGAAGGAGAAAGAGGTTGAAGAGTACCAAAATAAAGTGTTCGGATTTAATGGTTTACTTTTTTTAAAGAAGAAGGAATTAATTAAACCTGTACAGGATAAGGTTTTTGATGCCGTAGAAATAGTTGCCAAAAAGGAAAGATTACAAATAGTATTCGATAAAGCGGGTGAGCTTATCATGATATATACTGATCCTATTCATGATTATACAGATTTAGTTCTAGAAGAATTAGGATTGTTAGACGAAAACGATTTAAACAAAAATTAATAAAAGTAAAAATAGACAGATGAAAAAGGGATTAATATTAATTTTAGCTTTGGGCTTATTTTATACAGCAAGTGCCCAAGAGACAAAAATAGGATTTACAAATGCTGATTATGTTTTAAGCTTAATGCCTGAATCAAAAGAAGTACAATCTCAAGTAGAGGCTTACGAAAAACAATTTTCAAATTCTATTCAGCAAAAGTACCAGGATTTTCAAGCTCAAGTTGCAGAATATCAGCAAAATGCACCTACCATGACTGAACAGGTTAGAGCTGAAAAAGAGCAGGAATTGCAAGGTTTACAACAATCATTGCAAAAATTCCAGCAAGATGCGGAGCAATCAATTGCACGTAAGCAGCAAGAGCTTTATCAGCCGTTATATGAGAAAATTCAAAATGCTATTGATAAAGTAGCAGAAGAGAATGGGTATACTCATGTACTAAGAGCTGAGGCTTTGTTATATATATCTGATGAAGAATCAGGTGATATCTCTAAAATGGTATTAAATAAATTAGGCGTTGAAGCTCCAGATGCTTCCGCAACTGACAATTGATAAATTCTTGAAAATACTATTTCAATTTCAATTGAAATATAATGATATTGGCCCTGAAGAAATTCAGGGCTTTTTTTTGTCCTAAACTATAATTTAATATGAACAATCTACCACCATTTCTGAAAAAAGGCGATTTGATCTTAGTGTTAAGTCCGTCAGGGGTGGTTGATAAGGATTTAGTGATAGATGGAATCGCAATCCTTAAAGACGTGGGTTATAAAGTAGAAGTTTCTCCCAATACCTTTAATGCTCATTTTAAATTTGGCGCAACTCACCAGCAAAGGATTTCAGATTTACAATTCGCCTTAGACCACAAAGAAGCAAAAGCCATTTATTGTGCTCGAGGTGGCTTCGGAATTACTCACATAATTGATGCTTTGGATTGGACTCAGTTTAAAAGAAATCCTAAATGGGTTATAGGTTTTAGTGATATAACCGCACTTTTACATGCCGCATTTCAAAATGGGTTTTGCTCTTTACATACTAGTGTTCTTCAAGGATTACCAAAACTTTCAGGAGACTATAAGAGCAAATTGATTGAATCTTTATCTGGTAATATTAGCACCATAAAAGCTACTAGCACTTTTAATAAAGGAGGAACAGCAGAAGGGCAATTAATAGGAGGGAACTTATCCTTGTTGGTTCATCAAATTGGAACCCAAACGGAATTAGATTATGATGGTAAAATTCTTTTTATAGAAGAAGTAGCCGAGCCACTATATAATATTGACCGTATGTTATTGCAATTAAAAAGAGCTGGTAAATTGAAAGACTTAGCGGGATTGGTAGTAGGGCAATTTACTAATCTTACAGAAGATAAATCTATTTATGGACAATCTGTTGAGGAAATCATTTTGGCTCATTGTGAGGATTATGATTTTCCTATTGGCTTCAATTTTCCATTTGGGCACGGAATGGAGAATGTGGCTTTGGTGCATGGGGTTGAGGTAGAATTGTTCATAGAGGACGATGTAGCTGAGTTGAAATATTTGCTTTAAACTATTTTAATCACCGTACATCTGTTTCCATAAAAATCTCAAACCCCTTTTTAGGTAAAATTGGCCCCTGAAATGGATAGAAAAATGCACTGCCTCCCCAAAGTCAGGCACTATTTGGAGGCGGTGCAGTTTTAGGTGTGCTTTTTTTGCGCATGCTTTACATAATTTAACATTAGCCTCTATGAATTTAATGATGAGATACATCAATATAGGTCTTTTCATTAGCTTGATTTCTAAATGGAAACAAGAAATTCCGATCATTTAGCCCAACAAAAACCCAGCTAACAACCCAATCAAAACTACATAAGGAGCTGGAATCTTCGTAAA
This is a stretch of genomic DNA from Marivirga harenae. It encodes these proteins:
- a CDS encoding OmpH family outer membrane protein translates to MKKGLILILALGLFYTASAQETKIGFTNADYVLSLMPESKEVQSQVEAYEKQFSNSIQQKYQDFQAQVAEYQQNAPTMTEQVRAEKEQELQGLQQSLQKFQQDAEQSIARKQQELYQPLYEKIQNAIDKVAEENGYTHVLRAEALLYISDEESGDISKMVLNKLGVEAPDASATDN
- a CDS encoding isoprenyl transferase is translated as MEKNLDKNNLPKHVAVIMDGNGRWAKKQGAARVFGHKNAIKSVRDTVEGCAELGISHLSLYAFSTENWGRPKIEVDALMQLLVATIKSEMKTLMENDVRLTSIGDIEKLPGKCYKELQTAKEETANNKGLNLILALNYSGKWDITQACRKAIYESEHKGFKNEDLTDLKFESYLSTAGIPDPELLIRTSGEFRISNFMLWQLAYSEIYITEVLWPDFRKEHLHEALLNYQSRERRFGKVLSE
- a CDS encoding DUF6089 family protein; this encodes MLKSSFRKATCYSVFIFIFCLIAKDAMSQSKEFGGGIASFNYTGDLIRTYSVQNQSIGVNLFYARNFQEGWAGKLNFVAGRIKGSETPIDPQAAVRNASFRDFITEISGQATYEFLDFRNNRALVKFTPYITAGAGFFLINRVEKNADYSDIQLMLPFGGGLKYSLGPLWTLNFEFSARKLFYDYLDNISVQEITDKRNSDFQFGDWNDNDWYYYTGLSISYTFWAVDCPVPLQK
- a CDS encoding DUF6089 family protein, producing MKRLLLVFSIIMSAAIILPETVDAQIFGGKNKRRRGGKKIGSFSGSKRLFNPEISYFSIGGGINALNYFGDIAPRPTVLSTDVSFTRPGINLFVKQKFGDRYSWKANFMWGRLQASDTETIGVDNFTNENANRYLRNLGFRNDIFELSATAQIDLFKHGGRFSSRPPLNIYAFFGAGLVYHNPKGLVPDFMTTDAFLAPNPEDFQGGQTPRYFPLEQAGEWVNLRDLGTEGQFLDAETRSQYQDLYGKELPTPYSRLQLVIPVGIGARYKLTNNLDISLEVGYRHTFTDYLDDVSGEYIDLSAFGDPRENPDVALAMAMSDLSNQFDATTFNENILPVLYSQRVNTYNTALNPDFTWRRAAGYGKAGGIGNDDVRRNNRGNQSDNDIYISTNISITYILGGGLVRGAKFR
- a CDS encoding OmpH family outer membrane protein, encoding MASAQKFGYVDSKFILSKMPEYNEAKQEIDALTSAWQNEIKQMRKEIESRYAELKAEEVLLTKELKEERLAGIEEKEKEVEEYQNKVFGFNGLLFLKKKELIKPVQDKVFDAVEIVAKKERLQIVFDKAGELIMIYTDPIHDYTDLVLEELGLLDENDLNKN
- a CDS encoding S66 peptidase family protein encodes the protein MNNLPPFLKKGDLILVLSPSGVVDKDLVIDGIAILKDVGYKVEVSPNTFNAHFKFGATHQQRISDLQFALDHKEAKAIYCARGGFGITHIIDALDWTQFKRNPKWVIGFSDITALLHAAFQNGFCSLHTSVLQGLPKLSGDYKSKLIESLSGNISTIKATSTFNKGGTAEGQLIGGNLSLLVHQIGTQTELDYDGKILFIEEVAEPLYNIDRMLLQLKRAGKLKDLAGLVVGQFTNLTEDKSIYGQSVEEIILAHCEDYDFPIGFNFPFGHGMENVALVHGVEVELFIEDDVAELKYLL
- a CDS encoding NAD kinase, with product MPDSVKIAIHGKVFNEEVKPYIKKVVDFLISANVELIVSQLFADKFRKAFPEYSNFRIFKHLFESDNVDYLISLGGDGTLLEAVSYVGSIETPILGINTGRLGFLATTPKSKIEKALSDLLSKNYKIDSRALIRLETDSKVFGATPFALNEFAILKTDSSSMITVHTYVDGEYLNSYWADGLIVATPTGSTGYSLSCGGPIILPHSNNFVITPVSAHNLNVRPLIVSDQSVISFKIEGRSNKFLVSLDSKSHSVDSSIKMSVRKGDFKAKLITFDQMNYFDTLRQKLNWGLDLRN
- a CDS encoding BamA/OMP85 family outer membrane protein, with protein sequence MKRQLLLLIGILISANTLLAQVNPAMDYSKPRKYEVVEVVATGLEYLDEGAVIAITGISKGDRIDIPGDDISFAIKKLWRQGLFADITVRYEVVDEGKIKLVLDLEELPRLTRFTFEGIKKAKVSEVSDELSLVKGRILTDASVKNAELNIVKFYKGKGFLNVEVTSRQKPDNLVGNGVELIFKVDKKNKVKVKDIYFVGNEAFGDRRLKGRLKNTNEKLRFTLFEDLVSRALHSKPKDWFQFMTQQDSVGISQALDYFGEHVNVNFFKSSKLVKADYEEDKNTLIDFYNSKGYRDAEISYDSIFKDGNNIAIEIGIDEGKKYYFRDINWTGNFKYSDKVLSAVLNINKGDIYNLEKINRKLNYDPTGNDISSIYMDNGYLFFNVTPVEVNVEQDSIDLELRVYEGAQATINKVTINGNTRTNDHVVLRELRTIPGEKFSREKLIRTQRELSQLGYFNPETVNPTPIPNPNDGTVDINWDLEEVSNDQIQLSGGWGGFIGFVGSLGVTFNNFSLSNFLDFGNWDPLPVGDGQILSLQFQANGRQFQSYNFSFTEPWLGGKKPNALTIGGSYSYQGDFVNFRDPRSGISGSFRIFRGFASLSRRLKWPDNYFTLANSLEYSRYTLNNSNRLGFQLGCTTCEANNISVKTTIARNSVDNPIYPRKGSNVSLAVSLTPPYSLLNNKNYDELSFEESINFLEFNKWMFDASFFNQIVGDLVINTRANFGIISSYGDKVGVGPFERFILGGSGLAGQGFILGSDIIALRGYEDNSLRPTEFVRSFENGAATSRQISGGTIYNKFVMELRYPISLNPSATIFVLGFGEAGNTWTDFSQYNPYDLKRSAGVGARIFMPAFGTIGIDWGYGFDNAPGTNRASGGQIHFTIGNQQR